AGACATATTCCGTCAGCGCGTAGCTGCCGCCCCTGGTCCAGTCGGAATCGCCATGGCCACGCAGATCGGGCGCGATCACATGGAAGTGCGGCTGCAACGAGCGGGCGATGGCATCCCAGCTCCGGCAATGATCGCGGCCGCCATGGACCAGGATGAGAGGCGGCGCGTCCTCGTTGCCCCAATCGGCATAGTGCAGCCGCAGGCCATGGGACTCGTAGTGGCGACTTTGCGGGGCGAGCATCGTGGCTACCCGTTCACCGGTCGCCGCGCCAGCGCGAGCGACAGGCCGAGACCGGCGATGAAGACGCCGGAGCCTTGGGTGAGGCGACGCATCAGTTGCGGGCGCCCGATGAGCTGCGTGCGTGTCGCGGACGCCATCAGCACCACCACGACATCGGCCAGCGTGTTCAGCGTTACCGAAATGGCGCCGAGCACGATGAATTGCAGCGTGGGGCTCGCTCCCGTGGGATCGAGAAATTGTGGAATGAAGGCGAGGAAGAACGCCGCGGTCTTCGGGTTCAGCGCCTCGACCAGCATGCCGTCACGGAACGCGCGCTTGTCGCCGACGGGCTCGCTCTTGAGCGACAGGGTTCGGCCGGCGCTGCGAAAGGTCTTGATGCCGAGCCAGACCAGATAGAGCGCGCCGATGAACTTCACGACGGCGAACAATTCGGCGCTGGCGAGGATGATCGCGGAGATGCCGAGACTGCCCGCGACCACATGAACCAGTCCGCCCAGCGCCGTACCGGCGGTCGAGGCAAAGCCGCTGGCGCGCCCTTCCGACAAGGTTCGCGCCGCGACATAGAAGATGCCGGGGCCGGGAATGGCGGCGATGACAAGAGCGGCGGCGAGGAACAGCCAGAAATTCGTGTCGGTCATCCTGCTTTGGTAACGATGCCCGGCGTGATTGCAAGTCCTCTCGCTAGCCGATCCGGCGGAAGATCGCGCTGGCATTCACCCCGCCGAAGCCGAAGCCGTTGGAGATTGCATGCTGCACTGGCATAGGCCGCGCGCTGCCTGAGACGATGTCGATGCCATCAGCGCTCGCGTCGGGGTTTTCGAAATTGAGCGTCGGCGGCGCGATCTGGTCGCGCAAAGCGAGTACAGTGAAGATTGCCTCGAGCCCGCCGGCGGCGCCGAGCAAATGGCCCGTGGCGGATTTGGTTGCGCTCACCGCGATAGAATTGTTGCGGCCAAACAGCGCAGCGATGGCGCCGAGCTCGCTCTCGTCGCCGGCCGGCGTCGAGGTCGCATGCGCGTTGAGGTGCTGCAGATCTGCCGGCGCAAGCTTCGCCTGCCGCAGCGCGATCTCCATCGCGCGGCGGGCGCCGTCGCCATCGGGCGGACCCGACGTCATGTGATAGGCGTCCGCGGTGGTGCCATATCCGACAATCTCGGCGATCGGCGTGGCGCCGCGCGCGAGCGCATGTTCGAGCTCCTCGATCACCAGAATGCCGGCGCCTTCGCCCATGACAAAACCGTCGCGGTCGCGATCGAACGGGCGCGAGGCGCGCGCGGGCTCGTCGTTGAATCCGCTCGACAGCGCGCGCGCTGCCGCGAAGCCGCCGAGACTGACGATATCGATGCAGGCCTCCGCGCCGCCGCAGATCGCGACATCGACCTCGCCCGCGTGGATCATGCGCGCGGCGTCGCCGATCGCCTGTACGCCGGCGGCACACGCCGTGACCGGCGTGCCCAGCGCGCCCTTGTAACCGTATTTGATCGAGACGTGGCCGGCGGCGAGATTGGCGAGAAACGAGGGGACCGTGAATGGTGACAGCCGACGCGGGCCGCGCTGCTCGGTGATGCGCACGGCCTCCGCCATGGCCGGGAAGCCGCCGATGCCCGAGGCGATGATCGTCGCAGTCCGCTCCAGCGATGCCGCATCCTGCGGCGTCCATTTGGCCTGCGCGACTGCTTCTGCTGTGGCGAGCAGTGCAAACAGGATGAAGCGGTCCATCTTGCGCTGATCCTTTGGCGCTGCCGCCGCTGCCGGATCGAAGCCGCCATCGGCATCGTCGGCCTTGTCGGGCACGAGACCCGCGATGCGCGCCGGCAGCGCCTGCGACCATTCGGGCAGCGGTCGCAGCCCGCTTTGACCCGCGAGCAGCCGGCGCCAGGACAATTCGACACCACAGCCGAGCGGCGACACCGCGCCCATTCCTGTCACGACGATACGACGCATGTCAGTCTCCTGCCGGCGCGACCGCCGGGTTCATGGCTTTGAGCGAAGTGAGCCGCCGCCGCATCAGGCGGCTCGCGCCGGGGCCTGCGATCACCACCGCATTTGCGAGCGTGATCGGTTGCATATCGGCGGCGTCGACCACGACCGGATCGAGCGGCCGCCGATCGTCCCGGTTCGCCAGCAGGATGGATTCGCCTTTTGAGGCGAGATGCTTGTTGCCCCAGGCGAGCAGCGTGGCGATCACGGGGAAGAAATCCCGCGCCTTGTCCGTCAGTACATATTCGTAACGCGGCGGCCGCTCGTGATAGCGGCGGCGGACAAACATGCCGGTCTTGGTGAGATGGGCGAGACGCCGCGACAGGATGTTCGGCGCGATGCCGAGATTGCGCTCGAACTCGTCAAACCGCGTCGAGCCCTGAAACGCATCCCGCAGGATCAAAATGCTCCACCACTCGCCAACCGTCTCCACGGCGCGGCCGACCGGGCATTCCAGGATCGAGGGGGATTTGGGCTGCATGGCGGGAAGGTAGGTGAACGACTTGCAAAATGCAAGTCACTGGCGACGGCCAGGGGGACACACTCCGTCATTGCGAGCGGAGCGAAGCAATCCAGAATCTTGCCGCGGGGACAGACTGGATTGCTTCGCTCCGCTCGCAATGACGATGAGGGGGCAGCGTGCGCACATCGATCGCCGTCACCTTGAGGGGTGAGGGAGCGAGCCTCGAACGATGACGGGGCTAACCGCAGTGGGGAATCAGAAAGCGCGTCAGGCGATCGCCTAATGCGACCGTGCCAGACAGAACGCCACCACCTGCTCCAGCGCGCTCTTCATTGGCGAGGACGGGAACAGCGCCAGCGCGTCGACCGCCATGGCTCCGTAGTGCTGGGCACGGCTCAGCGTGTCCTCGAGCGCGCGGTGCTTGTTCATCAGCCCAAGGGCGTGATCGAGATCGCCGGCGCCGATCTCGCCGCGCTCGAGCGCCTTGATCCAGAAGGCGCGCTCGGTGTCGTTGCCACGGCGGAAGGCGAGCACGACGGGAAGCGTGATCTTGCCCTCGCGAAAGTCGTCGCCGGTATTCTTGCCGAGCTTTGCGCTCTTGCCGCCATAGTCGAGCACGTCGTCGACGAGCTGGAAGGCGATGCCGAGATTCATGCCGACCGAGCGGCAGGCCGTCTGCTCGGCCTTCGGGCGGTTGGCGATCACGGGCCCGACCTCGCAGGCGGCTGCGAACAGCTCGGCGGTCTTGCCGCGGATCACGGCAAGATATTCGTCCTCGGTGGTGGCGGTGTTCTTGGCGGCGGCAAGCTGCATCACCTCGCCCTCGGCGATGGTGGCAGCGGCCGCGGAAAGGATATCGAGCGCGCGCAGCGAGCCGACTTCGACCATCATGCGGAAGGCTTGCCCGAGCAGGAAGTCGCCGACGAGCACACTGGCCTCATTGCCCCAGAGCATGCGCGCCGACAGCTTGCCGCGCCGCATCTCGCTCTCGTCGACGACGTCGTCGTGGAGCAGGGTCGCGGTGTGCATGAACTCGACGCTGGCAGCTAACTTGATGTGGCCGTCGCCGCTGTAGCCGGCCAGGTTGGCCATGGCGAGCGTCAGCATCGGCCGCAGCCGCTTGCCGCCCGAGGAGATCAGATGGTTGGCCACCTCCGGGATCATGGTCACGTCGGACCCGGTCCGCGACAGGATCGTGGCGTTGACGCGCTCCATGTCACCGGCGACAAGGGCAACCAGCTCTTCGATCGACGCGCCGGGAGTTTCGAAAGGTACGATGACGGCCACGCCGGTCTCCAATATTTGCCCTGGAAGGGCTATTCTGATGGAAAGACAATAGAAACTGGACGGGGATGCGGCAAGGCCTGTGGAACCATTGACATTTGCCGCTTTGACCCCTTTCAGGCAGGAGGCTCGTTTGCGTGAACTGGTTCGGACCAACGATATCGTGCTGGTGTCGGCGATCGGCGCGCTGCTCGACGGCGCCAACATCCATCATCTGGTGCTGGACCAGAACATGAGCATCATCGAAGGTTCGCTCGGCGTCCTGCCGCGGCGGATCCTGGTCCATGAGGACGACGCCATCGAGGCCCGGCAATTGCTGACCGAGGCCGGGCTCAGCCACGAACTGCGTGGCGATGATTGACGTCGTCACAGATCTCACCGAGGACGCCTTTCTCGGCGGCCAGCTGCTGCTCAAGCAGAAGCGCTCCGGCCACCGCGCCGGACACGATGCCATCCTGCTTGCGGCCGCGACAGATGCCCGCGCAGGCGACCGTGTGGTCGATCTCGGCACTGGTGTCGGCACGGCCGGGCTGGCGCTGGCCCGGCGCGTGGCCGGGGTCGATCTTTGCCTCGTCGAGATCGATCCGGAGCTGGCCGGGCTCGCGCGCACCAATGCGGCCGCGAATGCGATTGCCGCGGAGGTGATTGTGCTCGATGTCACGGCGGATGCGCAGGCTTTTGCGGCACATGGGCTCATGCCCGGCAGCGCCGACTGCGTGTTGATGAACCCGCCCTTCAACGATTCCACGCGCCACCGTGGCTCGCCGGACCAGGCGCGCCGCACCGCTCATGTCGCGACCGAGGCGACGCTGCATGCCTGGGTGCATGCAGCGCGGCGCATTCTCCGATCGAACGGTGTGCTGACCCTGATCTGGCGCGCGGATGGGATCGCGGAGGTTCTGGCAGCGTTGTCACGCGGCTTCGGCAGCCTGTCGGTCCTGCCGGTTCATGGCGAAGCGGGAAGGCCTGCGATCCGCGTGCTGGTCCGCGCGATCAAAGGCGGACGGGCCCCGACGCGATTGCTGCCGGGACTCATGCTCAATGATGAGTCACGCGTGCCTAAAAAAAAGGTGAGGAATATTCTGGAAGGGAGGGCGGTCTTGCCGCTGGCGGAGTCGTGACGACTTACTGCGGAAGCGATTCCGACTGCTGTTCCTGCGGGGACGTAAAGCGGATAGCCGTGAAAAGCGCGCCGATCAGCATCAACAGCAGATAGATCTTCATGGCATTTCCTCCGCTGCTTCATTGCAGCTTCCCAACAAGGAATCTGCAAAACACGTTCCAGGCACTTCCAATGACAGTCGCGTGATAAGAAATGGTTAATCAGAGGTAACGGCATGGCCGAACAATTGAACGATCGCGAAAATTCCGGCCTGGCCGACAAGCTGCTGCAATATCTGCCGGCGCGCTTCCGCCCGGGCACGGCGGTGGTGCCGGTGGTGCGGCTCTCGGGCGTCATCGGCGCGGTGACGCCGCTGCGTCCAGGCATGACGCTCTCGGGCGTCGCCCGCGTGCTGGAGCGGGCGTTTTCGGTCCGCAATGCCAAGGCGGTGGCGCTGGTGATCAATTCGCCGGGCGGCTCGCCGGTACAGTCGCGCCAGATCTATCTGCGCATCAAGCAGCTTGCGGCGGAGAAGAAGTTGAAGGTTTTGGTGTTCGTCGAGGACGTCGCGGCCTCCGGCGGCTACATGATCGCCTGTGCCGGCGACGAGATCTTCTGCGATCCGTCCTCGATCCTCGGCTCGATCGGCGTGGTCGGCGGCACCTTCGGCTTCCAGGAGGCGATCAAGCGGCTCGGCATCGAGCGGCGGCTCTACACGGCCGGCGCCCACAAGGCGATGCTCGATCCGTTCCTGCCCGAGAATCCCGACGACGTCGCCAAGCTGATGGCGCTTCAGCGTGAGATCCACCAGATCTTCATCGCGCTGGTGAAGGAAAGCCGCGGCGCGCGGCTCAAGGGCGCCGACGACACCCTGTTCACCGGCGAGTACTGGGCCGGCGAGAGTTCGATCGCGCTGGGGCTCGCCGACGGCATCGGCGATATCCGCTCAACTCTTCGTGCCCGCTACGGCGAGAAGGTTCTCACCCCTGTGATTGCGCAGCCGTCCGGTCTGCTGTCCGGCCTGTTGGGGCGGAAATCGCCAGGCGCCGGCCAGCTTTCGGCCATGGAATCAATGGCCGGCCTGCCGGACGAGCTGATCTCGGCGGTTGAAACGCGGGCGATTTGGGCGAAATTCGGGTTCTAGGCGGAGCCACTCCCGCGCCATTTGGTCCGGGCCGAACCAATTGCGGCGCGGCCCGGTCTGCGCAAGAATGCGCGTGGGGGCTGAGCACTCAACAAGGATCGTCAAATGCCGCCGTTCGTCGCTTTCGCGGGCGTCCTGGGCGGGCTTGCCGTGGTCCGCTGGGCCTACAAGACCGCTGTCCGGATCAACCAGGAGCTGGAAGAAATGCGCCTGTCGCGTGTCGCCGAAGCCGCCCATATGGGGAATATCCAGACGCTCAAGCGCGACCCCGTGACCGGAGCGTACCGGCCGGGTTAGCTCTCGCTGCGCGCAAGGTGCCGTAGGGTGGGCAAAGCGAAGCGTGCCCACCGCCAATCGCAATTTTGGAAAGATGGTGGGCACGGCGCAAGTGCGCCCTTGCCCACCCTACGGCAGTCGTTGAGCCCGAAGTCGCCCCCTTTGCCTTGATTCCCACCCCCGCCGTCGATACGGTCCCGCGCGATTCAAAACCCCCCGCGAGAGCCTGATCTGACGATGGACGCCTCATTGCCCGCCCATATGCGCCCGGAACGCTCGTTCCAGGGCTTTATCCTCGCGCTCCAGAAGTTCTGGGCCGAGCAGGGCTGCGTGATTTTGCAGCCCTACGACATGGAGATGGGCGCGGGTACCTTCCATCCGGCCACCACTTTGCGCGCGCTCGGGCCGAAGCCCTGGAACGCGGCCTATGTGCAGCCCTCGCGCCGGCCCAAGGACGGCCGCTACGGCGAGAATCCGAACCGGATGCAGCACTACTACCAATTCCAGGTGATCATGAAGCCGTCGCCGCCGAACCTTCAGGAGCTGTACCTGAAGTCGCTCGCCGCGATCGGCATCGATTCCGCCGTGCATGACATCCGCTTCGTCGAGGACGATTGGGAGAGCCCGACGCTGGGCGCCTGGGGCCTGGGATGGGAGTGCTGGTGCGACGGCATGGAAGTCAGCCAGTTCACCTATTTTCAGCAGGTCGCGGGCTTTGAATGCGCGCCGGTCGCGGGCGAGCTCACCTATGGGCTCGAGCGCCTCGCGATGTATGTGCAGGGCGTCGATCGCGTCTACGACCTCAACTTCAACGGCCGCGAAGGCGATGCCAAGGTCACCTATGGCGACGTCTTCCTGCAGGCCGAGCGGGAATATTCGCGGCATAACTTTGAAATTGCCGATACCGCGATGCTGTTCGAGCAGTTCAGGATGGCAGAAGCCGCGTGCCGGAAATACCTCGAGTCAGGCTGGCGCGAAGGCAATCGCAAAGAGCACCTGATGGCGCTGCCCGCCTATGACCAGTGCATCAAGGCGAGCCATGTCTTCAATCTGCTCGACGCGCGCGGCGTGATCTCCGTGACCGAGCGGCAGAGCTACATTCTTCGCGTGCGCGAGCTGGCAAAGGCCTGCGGCGAGGCCTGGATCCATACTGAAGCGGGCGGAGCGGCCTGATGCCCGATCTTTTGCTTGAACTGTTCTCGGAAGAAATCCCTGCACGCATGCAGGCCAAGGCGGCCGACGATCTGCGCCGTCTGGTCACCGACAAGCTCGTCGCCGAAGGCCTCGTCTATGACGGCGCAAAAGCCTTTGCGACGCCGCGCCGCCTTGCGCTCACCGTGCATGGAATCCCTGCGCGCCAACCCGATCTCAAGACCGAACGCCGCGGACCGAAAGTCGGCGGGCCCGATGCGGCCGTGCAGGGCTTTTTGAAAGCGACCGGCTTGAAGTCGCTGGACGAGGCCAAGATCCAGCGCGACCCCAAGGGCGACTTCTATATCGCGCTGATCGAGAAGGCTGGCCGCGACGCGATCGACGTGCTTGCGGAAATCCTGCCCGTCATTATCCGCACCTTCCCCTGGCCGAAATCGATGCGCTGGGGCGCGCGCTCCGGCAAGCCCGGCTCGCTGAGCTGGGTGCGTCCGCTGCACGCGATCACCGCGACGTTCGGTCTCGAGACCGAAGAGCCTGATGTCGTGAAGTTCGCGGTCGACGGCATCGAGACGGGCCAAACCACCTACGGCCATCGCTTCATGGCGCCTAGCGCCATCAACGTGCGTCGCTTCGAGGACTACGAGGCGAAGCTGAAGGCTGCCAAAGTCATCCTCGACCCGCAGGCGCGCAAGGACATCATCTTCGCCGACGCCAAGGAGCTGACCTTCGCGCAAGGGTTCGAACTGGTCGAGGATCAGGCGTTGCTGGACGAGGTCTCGGGCCTCGTCGAATGGCCTGTTGTCATGATGGGATCGTTCGAAGAAGAGTATCTCGCGATCCCGGACGAGGTCATCCGCGCCACCATCCGCAACAACCAGAAGTGCTTTGTGGTCAAGGATCCCAGAACCGGGAAGCTGACCAACAAGTTTGTCCTCACCGCCAATATCGAGGCGGCCGACGGCGGCAAGGTCATCGTCGCCGGCAACGAGCGCGTGATCCGTCCACGCCTGTCGGACGCAAAGTTCTTCTACGAGACCGACCTGAAGACCAAGCTCGAGGATCGGCTGCCGAAGTTCGAGCAGATTGTGTTTCATGCGAAACTGGGCACACAGGCTGCGCGCATTAGTCGTATCGAGCGGCTAGCCGAGTACACGGCGACATTGGTGGGAGCCGACGCCGCTAAAGCGAAGCGCGCTGCACATCTGGCCAAAGCGGACCTGCTGACGGAGGTCGTTGGCGAATTCCCGGAACTACAGGGGCTCATGGGCAAGTATTACGCCTTGGCCCAAGGCGAGGACGCGTCGGTTGCTGCCGCGTGCGAGGAGCACTACAAGCCGCAAGGGCCCACGGATCGCGTGCCGACCGATCCGGTGAGCGTTGCGGTCGCGCTTGCGGATAAAGTTGATACGTTGGTCGGGTTCTGGGCGATTGATGAGAAGCCGACAGGGAGCAAAGACCCGTACGCGTTGCGTCGAGCGGCACTTGGCGTGATTAGAATTGCACTTGATCGTGGATTTGATTTCTATCCGCGTCATTTCCTTGAAAAGCACATTAAAGAAATACGGCCGACCCTATCCGATGCGGATATCTCGGATATTGGTGATTCCTTCCGGGTGTTCTTCGAGGATCGTTTAACCGTCCAACTTCGCGAAGACGGGGCTCGGCACGATTTGGTCGCTGCTGTTATCGACTTGGGCGGACGCGAGGTTGGGCTTCTGTCTGTCGTTCGTCGAGTTGAAGCATTGGGACAGTTTCTCGAGACGAGCGACGGTAAGAATCTTCTCGCCGGTACGAAGCGCGCTGAGAATATCTTGCGTATCGAGGAAAAGAAGGACGGCAAGATCTATCACGATGATCCCGATCCAGGTCTCTACGCGTTGGGCGAAGAAAGGGAGCTTGCGGCGGCGATCGATGAGATAGTGCCTCAGGCACGTGACGCTGTGTTACGGGATGACTATGTTGCCGCCATGAGCGCGATGGCGAAGCTGCGGCCGCCGGTCGATGCATTCTTCGACAAGGTGCGCGTCAACGACGACGATGCCAAGGTGCGCGAGAACCGCCTGAAACTGCTCAACGAGATCCGCAGCGCCACGCGTGCGGTGGCGGACTTCTCGAAAATCCAGGATTGATCTTGCAAAAAAGCCCCACCCGGCGGGGGGAAGACCGGGCGGGGCCTGATGTCCGACTACGCGATGCGCGTCAGCCTGATTGATGTGACGCGCCGGACATCTAGTTGATCCCTAAAAGCGCTAGTTCAGCACCTCGACGATGCGCCGCGAGCGCGGCTCGACCAGCACGGTCTCACCGTTCACGACGGTGTAGCGATAGGTCGTGGCGCCGAAACGTTGCGGCACGTCATAATAGGTGATGCCGGTTTCAGGTAAGGTGGCACCGACCACGACGCGATCCGGAATGCTGAAGGCCGGCACACGTTGTTCGACGACATAGTCGCGGAAGGCCGGCCGCTGCTCGACCGCAATGGTCGGGCCGCTATCGACCACGGCTGGCGCGCGTCCCACCGTGATCCCGGTTTGCGCCTGCGCTGCGACGGGCGAGCCGATCGCGGCCGCGAGCGCTGCAAGGGCGAGAATCCTGTTCCGCATGGAAAACTCCTTCGACAAGTTTTTCGGCAAGCGCCAGTGGCGCGACCGGTTGCCAATGCTGCGGCGCGCGCGATGTTCCGGAAAAGAGCTGCCGCATACGCGGCAATTTCGGGCAGTTTTCGCGAAGCCGGGAACTCATTCGTCCCTTGAGCGTCTCTACCCGCGGAACCCGGTCCGCTATGATCCGCCCGCGATTCGCCTCAAGCTACCCAAGCCTGGAAAGATAGTTCATGCACCTCACCATCGCCCACATTTCGCCGATCCTGTCGCTGATTGCGGGTGTGCTCATCCTGATCATGCCGCGCCTTCTCAACCTGATCGTTGCGATCTTTCTCATCATCAATGGTG
This portion of the Bradyrhizobium diazoefficiens genome encodes:
- a CDS encoding LysE family translocator; amino-acid sequence: MTDTNFWLFLAAALVIAAIPGPGIFYVAARTLSEGRASGFASTAGTALGGLVHVVAGSLGISAIILASAELFAVVKFIGALYLVWLGIKTFRSAGRTLSLKSEPVGDKRAFRDGMLVEALNPKTAAFFLAFIPQFLDPTGASPTLQFIVLGAISVTLNTLADVVVVLMASATRTQLIGRPQLMRRLTQGSGVFIAGLGLSLALARRPVNG
- the fabF gene encoding beta-ketoacyl-ACP synthase II, whose translation is MRRIVVTGMGAVSPLGCGVELSWRRLLAGQSGLRPLPEWSQALPARIAGLVPDKADDADGGFDPAAAAAPKDQRKMDRFILFALLATAEAVAQAKWTPQDAASLERTATIIASGIGGFPAMAEAVRITEQRGPRRLSPFTVPSFLANLAAGHVSIKYGYKGALGTPVTACAAGVQAIGDAARMIHAGEVDVAICGGAEACIDIVSLGGFAAARALSSGFNDEPARASRPFDRDRDGFVMGEGAGILVIEELEHALARGATPIAEIVGYGTTADAYHMTSGPPDGDGARRAMEIALRQAKLAPADLQHLNAHATSTPAGDESELGAIAALFGRNNSIAVSATKSATGHLLGAAGGLEAIFTVLALRDQIAPPTLNFENPDASADGIDIVSGSARPMPVQHAISNGFGFGGVNASAIFRRIG
- a CDS encoding winged helix-turn-helix transcriptional regulator, yielding MQPKSPSILECPVGRAVETVGEWWSILILRDAFQGSTRFDEFERNLGIAPNILSRRLAHLTKTGMFVRRRYHERPPRYEYVLTDKARDFFPVIATLLAWGNKHLASKGESILLANRDDRRPLDPVVVDAADMQPITLANAVVIAGPGASRLMRRRLTSLKAMNPAVAPAGD
- a CDS encoding polyprenyl synthetase family protein, whose protein sequence is MAVIVPFETPGASIEELVALVAGDMERVNATILSRTGSDVTMIPEVANHLISSGGKRLRPMLTLAMANLAGYSGDGHIKLAASVEFMHTATLLHDDVVDESEMRRGKLSARMLWGNEASVLVGDFLLGQAFRMMVEVGSLRALDILSAAAATIAEGEVMQLAAAKNTATTEDEYLAVIRGKTAELFAAACEVGPVIANRPKAEQTACRSVGMNLGIAFQLVDDVLDYGGKSAKLGKNTGDDFREGKITLPVVLAFRRGNDTERAFWIKALERGEIGAGDLDHALGLMNKHRALEDTLSRAQHYGAMAVDALALFPSSPMKSALEQVVAFCLARSH
- a CDS encoding DUF2007 domain-containing protein, encoding MRELVRTNDIVLVSAIGALLDGANIHHLVLDQNMSIIEGSLGVLPRRILVHEDDAIEARQLLTEAGLSHELRGDD
- a CDS encoding tRNA1(Val) (adenine(37)-N6)-methyltransferase, with product MIDVVTDLTEDAFLGGQLLLKQKRSGHRAGHDAILLAAATDARAGDRVVDLGTGVGTAGLALARRVAGVDLCLVEIDPELAGLARTNAAANAIAAEVIVLDVTADAQAFAAHGLMPGSADCVLMNPPFNDSTRHRGSPDQARRTAHVATEATLHAWVHAARRILRSNGVLTLIWRADGIAEVLAALSRGFGSLSVLPVHGEAGRPAIRVLVRAIKGGRAPTRLLPGLMLNDESRVPKKKVRNILEGRAVLPLAES
- a CDS encoding S49 family peptidase → MAEQLNDRENSGLADKLLQYLPARFRPGTAVVPVVRLSGVIGAVTPLRPGMTLSGVARVLERAFSVRNAKAVALVINSPGGSPVQSRQIYLRIKQLAAEKKLKVLVFVEDVAASGGYMIACAGDEIFCDPSSILGSIGVVGGTFGFQEAIKRLGIERRLYTAGAHKAMLDPFLPENPDDVAKLMALQREIHQIFIALVKESRGARLKGADDTLFTGEYWAGESSIALGLADGIGDIRSTLRARYGEKVLTPVIAQPSGLLSGLLGRKSPGAGQLSAMESMAGLPDELISAVETRAIWAKFGF
- a CDS encoding glycine--tRNA ligase subunit alpha, which encodes MDASLPAHMRPERSFQGFILALQKFWAEQGCVILQPYDMEMGAGTFHPATTLRALGPKPWNAAYVQPSRRPKDGRYGENPNRMQHYYQFQVIMKPSPPNLQELYLKSLAAIGIDSAVHDIRFVEDDWESPTLGAWGLGWECWCDGMEVSQFTYFQQVAGFECAPVAGELTYGLERLAMYVQGVDRVYDLNFNGREGDAKVTYGDVFLQAEREYSRHNFEIADTAMLFEQFRMAEAACRKYLESGWREGNRKEHLMALPAYDQCIKASHVFNLLDARGVISVTERQSYILRVRELAKACGEAWIHTEAGGAA
- the glyS gene encoding glycine--tRNA ligase subunit beta, which translates into the protein MPDLLLELFSEEIPARMQAKAADDLRRLVTDKLVAEGLVYDGAKAFATPRRLALTVHGIPARQPDLKTERRGPKVGGPDAAVQGFLKATGLKSLDEAKIQRDPKGDFYIALIEKAGRDAIDVLAEILPVIIRTFPWPKSMRWGARSGKPGSLSWVRPLHAITATFGLETEEPDVVKFAVDGIETGQTTYGHRFMAPSAINVRRFEDYEAKLKAAKVILDPQARKDIIFADAKELTFAQGFELVEDQALLDEVSGLVEWPVVMMGSFEEEYLAIPDEVIRATIRNNQKCFVVKDPRTGKLTNKFVLTANIEAADGGKVIVAGNERVIRPRLSDAKFFYETDLKTKLEDRLPKFEQIVFHAKLGTQAARISRIERLAEYTATLVGADAAKAKRAAHLAKADLLTEVVGEFPELQGLMGKYYALAQGEDASVAAACEEHYKPQGPTDRVPTDPVSVAVALADKVDTLVGFWAIDEKPTGSKDPYALRRAALGVIRIALDRGFDFYPRHFLEKHIKEIRPTLSDADISDIGDSFRVFFEDRLTVQLREDGARHDLVAAVIDLGGREVGLLSVVRRVEALGQFLETSDGKNLLAGTKRAENILRIEEKKDGKIYHDDPDPGLYALGEERELAAAIDEIVPQARDAVLRDDYVAAMSAMAKLRPPVDAFFDKVRVNDDDAKVRENRLKLLNEIRSATRAVADFSKIQD
- a CDS encoding DUF1236 domain-containing protein, coding for MRNRILALAALAAAIGSPVAAQAQTGITVGRAPAVVDSGPTIAVEQRPAFRDYVVEQRVPAFSIPDRVVVGATLPETGITYYDVPQRFGATTYRYTVVNGETVLVEPRSRRIVEVLN
- a CDS encoding DUF3096 domain-containing protein, which gives rise to MHLTIAHISPILSLIAGVLILIMPRLLNLIVAIFLIINGAIGLGLLKWLHL